One window of the Osmia bicornis bicornis unplaced genomic scaffold, iOsmBic2.1, whole genome shotgun sequence genome contains the following:
- the LOC123988989 gene encoding uncharacterized protein LOC123988989, which translates to MKKKGTVDCTTEAVKNIKNEAREVTLGKWQQRWEESDKGRWTYALIPRLKEWILWGPQTLNFHLTQVLTGHGCFGTFLWKKARKQANAECWFCPDLEDSPEHFLFECSRWKNERLTLCSKLGVNMNRNNFIELLRDGTKREGIIKHVVSTLRDKEAYERGRQREENRVREVPPTGRRTGRRI; encoded by the coding sequence ATGAAGAAGAAAGGGACTGTGGACTGCACAACGGAAGCGGTGAAGAATATCAAGAACGAGGCACGTGAAGTTACCCTAGGAAAATGGCAACAGAGGTGGGAGGAGTCGGACAAGGGGAGGTGGACCTACGCCCTGATCCCCCGCCTGAAGGAGTGGATTTTATGGGGGCCTCAAACCCTCAACTTTCACCTGACCCAGGTGTTAACAGGGCACGGGTGTTTTGGCACCTTTTTATGGAAGAAAGCGAGGAAACAGGCCAATGCGGAGTGCTGGTTCTGTCCGGACCTCGAGGACAGCCCGGAGCATTTTTTGTTTGAATGCAGCCGCTGGAAGAATGAGAGACTGACCCTCTGTTCCAAACTAGGAGTGAACATGAACaggaataattttattgaactGCTTAGAGATGGCACGAAAAGAGAAGGCATTATCAAGCACGTAGTAAGCACACTGAGAGACAAAGAGGCCTATGAGAGAGGCAGGCAAAGAGAGGAGAATAGAGTTAGGGAGGTACCTCCCACCGGCCGAAGAACCGGCCgaagaatataa